One Streptosporangium sp. NBC_01495 DNA window includes the following coding sequences:
- a CDS encoding DUF4230 domain-containing protein, whose amino-acid sequence MKASQEAPPTAPPVARRGRGRRFLAGLFVVVILLVVGARLTWSWLNPFGEETVDRSQPVLLESIHNLSRFEAATGNFQVVVDLEKDAAFLPDAVKGSRTLFVGAGGVDAYVDFGGIAGNALTVSPDRTEVTMRLPRAQLEKPNIDNKRSYVYAQQRGLFDRVEDLLSSSPADQRELYVLAEKKIAEAAQASDLRNRADQNTKIMLEGLLKGLGFEKVTVKFADET is encoded by the coding sequence GTGAAAGCCTCCCAAGAAGCTCCGCCCACGGCGCCCCCGGTGGCGCGGCGCGGGCGCGGTCGGCGTTTCCTCGCCGGGCTGTTCGTCGTCGTGATCCTTCTCGTCGTGGGAGCCCGCCTCACCTGGTCGTGGCTGAACCCGTTCGGCGAGGAGACGGTCGACCGCAGCCAGCCCGTGCTGCTGGAGTCCATCCACAACCTCAGCCGTTTCGAGGCCGCCACCGGCAACTTCCAGGTCGTGGTGGACCTGGAGAAGGACGCGGCCTTCCTGCCCGACGCGGTCAAGGGCAGCAGGACGCTCTTCGTCGGGGCCGGCGGCGTCGACGCCTACGTCGACTTCGGCGGCATCGCCGGCAACGCCCTGACGGTCTCCCCCGACCGCACCGAGGTCACGATGAGGCTGCCCCGCGCCCAGCTGGAGAAGCCGAACATCGACAACAAGCGCTCGTACGTCTACGCCCAGCAGCGCGGCCTCTTCGACCGGGTCGAGGACCTGCTGTCCTCCTCCCCCGCCGACCAGCGGGAGCTCTACGTCCTCGCCGAGAAGAAGATCGCCGAGGCCGCCCAGGCCAGCGACCTGCGCAACCGGGCCGACCAGAACACCAAGATCATGCTTGAGGGCCTGCTGAAGGGCCTCGGCTTCGAGAAGGTCACCGTCAAGTTCGCCGACGAGACCTGA
- a CDS encoding DivIVA domain-containing protein, with translation MQSDIDAQLNNFFEDAPAREFDVVLRGYDRHQVHDHLKQIDGELRQSREQVQGLQRDLSDSQRQLQEQERPTYSGLGARIEQLLRLAEEQATELVQAARSEANEIKAASKVEAADLRAAAENEAAEKRALATREVDEMRTSAEREAEEIRSTARREADELTATTEREVSKLRATADHEVAEKRADSEREIAKLRTTTEREVAQLRASTKRERDEVLTTAKRQADEMRAQAQRVLEESEAKRAQDEAEFEIQLAARREEAERQEAERHANAQAAAQQLTATAEQRAATAEQRATKATQQAEQTRREADTHAKQLLANARKNADQVVSEAKASAESIVSEAKAESERSRSVAQRQVDELTRQRDSITSHLAQLRQLLGGAPLPAAEPEPAIAAAPPKPAIPAATNGAEKPVPAPARAETKDDDAEWWQE, from the coding sequence ATGCAGTCCGACATCGACGCCCAGCTCAACAACTTCTTTGAAGACGCCCCCGCTCGGGAATTCGACGTGGTGCTCCGTGGCTATGACCGGCACCAGGTCCACGACCACCTGAAGCAGATCGACGGCGAGCTTCGGCAGTCCCGGGAGCAGGTTCAGGGCCTGCAGCGGGATCTGTCCGACTCCCAGCGCCAGCTCCAGGAGCAGGAGCGGCCGACCTACTCCGGCCTCGGCGCCCGGATCGAGCAACTCCTCCGCCTCGCGGAGGAGCAGGCGACCGAGCTGGTCCAGGCCGCCAGGTCCGAGGCGAACGAGATCAAGGCGGCGTCCAAGGTCGAGGCCGCCGACCTGCGCGCCGCCGCCGAGAACGAGGCGGCCGAGAAGCGCGCCCTCGCCACCCGCGAGGTCGACGAGATGCGCACCAGCGCGGAGCGCGAGGCCGAGGAGATCCGCTCGACCGCCCGCCGCGAGGCCGACGAGCTGACCGCCACCACCGAGCGCGAGGTCTCCAAGCTGCGCGCCACCGCCGACCACGAGGTGGCCGAGAAGCGCGCCGACTCCGAGCGCGAGATCGCCAAGCTGCGCACCACCACCGAGCGCGAGGTGGCCCAGCTGCGCGCCTCGACCAAGCGCGAGCGCGACGAGGTCCTCACCACCGCCAAGCGCCAGGCCGACGAGATGCGCGCCCAGGCCCAGCGGGTGCTCGAGGAGTCCGAGGCCAAGCGGGCCCAGGACGAGGCGGAGTTCGAGATCCAGCTCGCCGCCCGTCGCGAGGAGGCCGAGCGCCAGGAGGCCGAGCGCCACGCCAACGCGCAGGCCGCGGCCCAGCAGTTGACGGCCACCGCCGAGCAGCGGGCGGCCACCGCCGAGCAGCGTGCCACCAAGGCCACCCAGCAGGCCGAGCAGACCCGCCGCGAGGCCGACACGCACGCCAAGCAGCTGCTGGCCAACGCGCGCAAGAACGCCGACCAGGTCGTGTCCGAGGCCAAGGCGAGCGCCGAGTCCATCGTCTCCGAGGCCAAGGCGGAGTCCGAGCGCAGCCGCTCGGTCGCCCAGCGCCAGGTCGACGAGCTGACCCGCCAGCGCGACAGCATCACCAGCCACCTCGCGCAGCTGCGCCAGCTGCTCGGTGGCGCGCCGCTCCCGGCCGCCGAGCCGGAGCCCGCGATCGCCGCGGCACCGCCGAAGCCGGCCATCCCCGCCGCCACCAACGGCGCCGAGAAGCCGGTCCCCGCGCCCGCCAGGGCCGAGACGAAGGACGACGACGCGGAGTGGTGGCAGGAATAG
- a CDS encoding ABC transporter ATP-binding protein codes for MIEIDDLHKRYGDKIALDGVTFSVKPGEMFGFVGANGAGKTTTMRILMGVLTSDSGSVRRDGRALTFDDRRRFGYMPEERGLYQKMRVAEQVEYFGRLSGLTAGGARKATGDLLERLSLTERAGDTVDALSLGNQQRVQLAVALVHDPEALILDEPFSGLDPLAVDALAEVLAERRAAGVPVLFSSHQLDLVERLCDSVGIISAGRMVASGTVEELRDREGRGRLRVVVRNASPGWAASLPGEVTEKGDEVLVAGVDGDGQEILSLAVKAGSVEHFGWQRPTLTEIFREAVA; via the coding sequence ATGATCGAGATAGACGACCTGCACAAACGGTACGGCGACAAGATCGCCCTGGACGGCGTGACGTTCTCCGTGAAACCGGGCGAGATGTTCGGCTTCGTCGGAGCGAACGGGGCGGGCAAGACCACCACGATGCGCATCCTGATGGGCGTGCTCACCAGCGACTCGGGCTCCGTGCGCCGCGACGGCAGGGCCCTGACGTTCGACGACCGGCGCCGGTTCGGCTACATGCCGGAGGAGCGCGGCCTCTACCAGAAGATGAGGGTCGCCGAGCAGGTCGAGTACTTCGGCAGGCTCAGCGGCCTGACCGCGGGCGGGGCGAGAAAGGCCACCGGCGACCTGCTCGAACGGCTCTCGCTCACCGAGCGCGCCGGCGACACGGTGGACGCGCTCTCGCTGGGCAACCAGCAGCGCGTGCAGCTCGCGGTGGCGCTGGTGCACGATCCGGAGGCGCTCATCCTGGACGAGCCCTTCTCCGGGCTGGACCCGCTGGCCGTCGACGCGCTGGCCGAGGTGCTCGCCGAGCGGCGTGCCGCGGGCGTGCCGGTGCTCTTCTCCAGCCACCAGCTTGATCTCGTCGAGCGGCTCTGCGACTCGGTCGGCATCATCTCCGCGGGTCGCATGGTGGCCAGCGGCACGGTCGAGGAGCTGCGCGACCGGGAGGGACGCGGCCGGCTCAGGGTGGTCGTCAGAAACGCCTCCCCCGGCTGGGCCGCGTCCCTGCCGGGAGAGGTCACTGAGAAGGGCGACGAGGTCCTCGTCGCGGGCGTCGACGGCGACGGCCAGGAGATCCTGAGCCTCGCGGTCAAGGCCGGAAGCGTCGAGCACTTCGGCTGGCAGCGCCCCACACTCACCGAGATCTTCAGGGAGGCCGTCGCGTGA
- a CDS encoding acetyl-CoA C-acetyltransferase has protein sequence MSGSVIVAGARTPIGRLLGSLSDLLAAELGGIAIKAALERSGVAPDAVQYVIMGQVLQAGAGQIPSRQAAVKAGIPMTVPSLTINKVCLSGLDAIALADQLIRAGEFDIVVAGGMESMSNAPHLLPGLRRGVKYGSAGIVDSMAFDGLTDAYDQVAMGESTERHNARLGLTREEQDEYSARSHALAAAAIKNGTLDDEIVPVAIPQRKGEPVVFSADEGVRGDTTAEVLSRLRPAFTKDGTITAGSASQISDGACAVVVMSRAKAEELGLDWLAEIGAHGNVAGPDNSLQSQPANAIRHALGKQGLSAGDLDLLEINEAFAQVVLQSAKELGVPLDRINVNGGGIAVGHPIGASGARIVLTLAHELRRRGGGLGAAGLCGGGGQGDALIIRVPSA, from the coding sequence ATGTCTGGTTCCGTCATCGTCGCCGGAGCTCGTACGCCCATCGGACGGCTGCTCGGCTCGCTGTCCGACCTGTTGGCCGCCGAGCTCGGCGGCATCGCCATCAAGGCCGCGCTGGAGCGTTCCGGCGTCGCCCCCGACGCCGTGCAGTACGTGATCATGGGGCAGGTGCTCCAGGCGGGCGCCGGTCAGATCCCTTCCCGCCAGGCCGCCGTCAAGGCGGGCATCCCGATGACCGTGCCGTCCCTGACGATCAACAAGGTCTGCCTCTCGGGCCTGGACGCCATCGCCCTGGCCGACCAGCTCATCCGCGCCGGTGAGTTCGACATCGTGGTCGCGGGCGGCATGGAGTCCATGTCGAACGCCCCGCACCTGCTGCCCGGCCTGCGCAGGGGCGTCAAGTACGGCTCCGCCGGCATCGTCGACTCGATGGCCTTCGACGGCCTCACCGACGCGTACGACCAGGTGGCGATGGGCGAGTCCACCGAGCGGCACAACGCGCGCCTCGGCCTGACCCGCGAGGAGCAGGACGAGTACTCCGCCCGCTCCCACGCGCTCGCCGCCGCCGCGATCAAGAACGGGACGCTCGACGACGAGATCGTGCCGGTGGCCATCCCGCAGCGTAAGGGCGAGCCGGTGGTCTTCTCCGCCGACGAGGGCGTGCGCGGGGACACCACCGCCGAGGTCCTGTCGCGGCTGCGGCCCGCGTTCACCAAGGACGGCACGATCACCGCCGGGTCGGCCTCGCAGATCTCCGACGGCGCCTGCGCGGTGGTCGTGATGTCCAGGGCGAAGGCCGAGGAGCTCGGTCTCGACTGGCTGGCCGAGATCGGCGCCCACGGCAACGTCGCCGGACCCGACAACTCGCTCCAGTCCCAGCCCGCCAACGCGATCAGGCACGCCCTCGGCAAGCAGGGCCTCTCGGCCGGTGACCTCGACCTGCTGGAGATCAACGAGGCCTTCGCGCAGGTCGTCCTCCAGTCGGCGAAGGAGCTCGGCGTCCCCCTCGACAGGATCAACGTCAACGGCGGCGGCATCGCCGTCGGCCACCCGATCGGCGCCTCCGGCGCCCGCATCGTCCTCACCCTCGCCCACGAGCTCAGGCGCCGGGGCGGCGGCCTCGGCGCGGCCGGCCTCTGCGGCGGCGGCGGGCAGGGCGACGCCCTGATCATCCGCGTGCCCTCGGCATGA
- the meaB gene encoding methylmalonyl Co-A mutase-associated GTPase MeaB, which yields MEVSDLVAMAREGRPRAVARLISMVENGSPRLREITGLLCADRPHRARVIGLTGSPGVGKSTSTGMLVHAFRKRDMRVGVLAVDPSSPFTGGALLGDRVRMQDHATDPDVFIRSMASRGHLGGLSWATPQALRVLEAAGCEVILVETVGVGQAEVDIASLADTTVVLLAPGMGDGVQAAKAGILEIADVFVVNKADREGTQATVRELRNMIALVERPWRPPIVQTVAYRGEGGEEVVDALGDHLAYLEASGELVRRRHARARDEIEAIAVTTLRSRFADLHGDRRLDALATRVLDAELDPYTAADELLAASG from the coding sequence GTGGAGGTCTCCGACCTGGTCGCGATGGCCAGGGAGGGAAGGCCCCGGGCGGTGGCCCGGCTGATCTCCATGGTCGAGAACGGCTCCCCGAGGCTGCGGGAGATCACCGGGCTGCTCTGCGCCGACCGGCCGCACCGGGCCCGGGTCATCGGGCTCACCGGCTCTCCGGGCGTCGGCAAGTCCACCTCGACCGGGATGCTGGTCCACGCGTTCCGCAAGCGGGACATGAGGGTCGGCGTGCTCGCCGTCGACCCGTCCTCGCCGTTCACCGGCGGGGCGCTGCTGGGCGACCGGGTCCGGATGCAGGACCACGCCACAGACCCGGACGTGTTCATCAGATCGATGGCCAGCCGGGGTCACCTGGGCGGGCTGTCGTGGGCCACGCCCCAGGCGCTGCGCGTCCTGGAGGCGGCCGGCTGCGAGGTCATCCTCGTCGAGACCGTCGGGGTCGGCCAGGCGGAGGTCGACATCGCCTCGCTGGCCGACACCACCGTCGTGCTGCTCGCCCCCGGGATGGGCGACGGCGTCCAGGCGGCCAAGGCCGGCATCCTGGAGATCGCCGACGTGTTCGTGGTGAACAAGGCCGACCGCGAGGGCACCCAGGCCACCGTCCGCGAGCTCCGCAACATGATCGCCCTGGTCGAGCGGCCCTGGAGGCCGCCGATCGTGCAGACCGTGGCCTACCGGGGTGAGGGAGGCGAGGAGGTGGTCGACGCCCTTGGCGACCACCTGGCCTATCTGGAGGCCTCGGGAGAGCTCGTCCGGCGCCGCCACGCCAGGGCGAGGGACGAGATCGAGGCGATCGCCGTCACCACCCTGCGCTCCCGCTTCGCCGACCTGCACGGTGACCGGCGCCTCGACGCCCTCGCCACCCGCGTGCTGGACGCGGAACTCGACCCCTACACCGCGGCGGACGAGCTCCTGGCCGCCTCGGGCTGA
- a CDS encoding AI-2E family transporter gives MPEASPVSDDPRTSRHAQETPDPAPAAPHRSRETGTAPAQTTRLTAEPPDSGPDPSPAPPGSPQRPDAPDGVPGPRPASEVSPYEVPTGPSQEVRGGESPYGHPGKPLAKSPFILGLTAGMGLLTAWTLSQALVTSRSVIVLVVVAMFLAVGLNPAVEALQRRRMARRWSISIVFGGVILFFVLFGLAIVPPVSQEASSFVKAVPGYVEELLANPTLRELDTDYEILTRIGAYITSGGLAQTVAGGLVGAGAVVFNAFFSGVTLLVLTLYFLGSLPSIKDYLFQLVPNSRRERTRALGDEILDGIGGYVAGNLLISVIAGVVTWVFLAILGVEYALALALVVAVTDLVPLVGATIGAALVTLVALLQSGTLGIVCGIFFLVYQQIENYLIYPRVMKRSVDVAPAVTVIAALFGGALMGIVGALLAIPVAAAIALLIREVVIPRQARQ, from the coding sequence GTGCCCGAAGCGTCACCGGTGTCCGACGATCCCAGGACCTCCCGGCACGCTCAGGAGACCCCGGATCCCGCCCCGGCGGCCCCCCACCGCTCCCGGGAAACCGGAACCGCGCCCGCGCAGACCACGCGTCTCACGGCCGAGCCTCCGGACTCGGGCCCGGACCCGTCGCCGGCGCCCCCCGGCTCTCCCCAGCGGCCCGACGCGCCCGACGGAGTGCCCGGCCCGCGCCCGGCGTCCGAGGTGTCCCCGTACGAGGTCCCGACCGGTCCCTCCCAGGAGGTCAGGGGTGGTGAGTCTCCCTACGGGCATCCGGGCAAGCCCCTGGCCAAGAGCCCCTTCATCCTCGGCCTGACCGCCGGGATGGGCCTGCTGACCGCGTGGACGCTCTCCCAGGCGCTGGTCACCTCGCGAAGCGTGATCGTCCTGGTCGTGGTGGCGATGTTCCTCGCCGTGGGGCTCAACCCGGCCGTCGAGGCGCTGCAGCGGCGCCGGATGGCCAGGCGCTGGTCGATCTCGATCGTCTTCGGCGGGGTGATCCTCTTCTTCGTCCTCTTCGGCCTGGCGATCGTCCCGCCGGTGAGCCAGGAGGCCTCCTCGTTCGTGAAGGCGGTGCCCGGCTACGTCGAGGAGTTGCTGGCCAACCCGACCCTCAGGGAGCTGGACACCGACTACGAGATCCTGACCAGGATCGGCGCCTACATCACCAGCGGCGGCCTCGCCCAGACCGTGGCGGGCGGCCTGGTGGGCGCCGGGGCCGTGGTGTTCAACGCGTTCTTCTCCGGGGTCACGCTGCTGGTCCTGACGCTGTACTTCCTCGGCTCGCTCCCCTCGATCAAGGACTATCTCTTCCAGCTGGTGCCGAACAGCCGCAGGGAGCGGACCCGCGCGCTCGGCGACGAGATCCTCGACGGCATCGGCGGCTACGTCGCGGGCAACCTGCTGATCTCGGTGATCGCGGGCGTGGTCACCTGGGTGTTCCTCGCGATCCTGGGCGTGGAGTACGCGCTGGCCCTCGCCCTGGTGGTGGCCGTCACGGACCTCGTCCCGCTGGTCGGCGCGACGATCGGCGCGGCGCTGGTGACCCTGGTGGCGCTGCTGCAGTCGGGAACGCTCGGCATCGTCTGCGGGATCTTCTTCCTGGTCTACCAGCAGATCGAGAACTACCTGATCTATCCCCGCGTGATGAAGCGCTCGGTGGACGTGGCCCCGGCGGTCACCGTCATCGCCGCGCTGTTCGGCGGGGCGCTGATGGGCATCGTCGGCGCGCTGCTGGCCATTCCGGTGGCCGCGGCGATCGCGCTGCTCATCCGCGAGGTGGTGATCCCCCGGCAAGCTCGGCAATGA
- a CDS encoding alpha/beta fold hydrolase, giving the protein MQLYTRSAGEGLPVVLLHAFPMSSTMWLAQREGLSSVCKVITPDLRGFGGSVLGEDEPSLDVMADDVARLLDREGVDRAVVGGLSMGGYVTMAMCRRHPDRLRGVILADTRAGADPEAARSNRERIAAAVLEEGTSVLLEEVLPGLVGQTTARRRAMVFGRVRGLVQAAPPTAVAWAQRAMAGRPDSFDTLRALKTPVLVIVGEEDEITSPADAGAMVEAVPDGRLVVIEKAGHLSAIEQPEAFNRAVSGFIAELAGGSPPRG; this is encoded by the coding sequence GTGCAGCTGTACACGCGGTCGGCGGGAGAGGGGCTTCCCGTCGTCCTCCTTCACGCGTTCCCCATGTCGTCGACCATGTGGCTGGCCCAGCGGGAGGGCCTGTCCTCGGTCTGCAAGGTCATCACCCCCGACCTGCGCGGCTTCGGCGGCTCGGTGCTGGGCGAGGACGAACCATCCCTCGACGTGATGGCCGACGACGTCGCACGCCTGCTGGACCGTGAGGGAGTGGACCGCGCGGTCGTCGGCGGGCTGTCCATGGGCGGCTACGTGACGATGGCCATGTGCCGCCGCCACCCCGACCGGCTGCGGGGGGTGATCCTCGCCGACACCAGGGCGGGAGCCGACCCGGAGGCCGCCAGGTCCAACCGCGAGCGGATCGCCGCCGCGGTGCTGGAGGAGGGCACGTCCGTCCTGCTGGAGGAGGTGCTCCCCGGGCTGGTCGGGCAGACCACCGCGCGGCGCAGGGCGATGGTGTTCGGCCGGGTGCGCGGGCTGGTCCAGGCGGCCCCGCCGACGGCCGTCGCCTGGGCGCAGCGGGCCATGGCGGGCCGCCCCGACTCCTTCGACACGCTGCGGGCGCTCAAGACGCCCGTCCTGGTGATCGTGGGTGAGGAGGACGAGATCACCTCGCCCGCCGACGCGGGCGCGATGGTCGAGGCCGTACCCGACGGGCGGCTGGTCGTGATCGAGAAGGCCGGTCACCTCAGCGCGATCGAGCAGCCCGAGGCGTTCAACCGGGCGGTGTCCGGCTTCATTGCCGAGCTTGCCGGGGGATCACCACCTCGCGGATGA
- a CDS encoding alpha/beta hydrolase, with amino-acid sequence MEIRASTVLPARREPIELHTGDGLTLVGELALPADRPPVATLVCLHPLPTHGGMMDSHVYKKAANRLPALADLAVLRFNTRGTTSERGTSQGAFGGGEDERLDVAAALEYAEFHDLPRVWLLGWSFGTELALKWGRDPLVEGAILLSPPLHRATDADLDAWAGFGRPLTAMIPEFDDYLRPEQARERFARVPQAEVVGVDDAKHLWVGEPYVRIVLDQIVLRVNPAAHPLPTEVPGS; translated from the coding sequence ATGGAGATTCGGGCCTCTACGGTGCTGCCCGCGCGCAGGGAGCCGATCGAGCTGCACACCGGCGACGGTCTGACACTCGTCGGCGAGCTGGCCCTTCCCGCCGACCGGCCCCCGGTGGCCACGCTGGTCTGCCTGCACCCGCTGCCCACCCACGGCGGCATGATGGACAGCCACGTCTACAAGAAGGCCGCCAACCGGCTGCCCGCCCTCGCGGACCTGGCCGTGCTGCGGTTCAACACGCGCGGCACCACCTCGGAGCGGGGCACCTCCCAGGGCGCCTTCGGCGGGGGCGAGGACGAGCGCCTGGACGTCGCCGCCGCCCTGGAGTACGCCGAATTCCACGACCTGCCCCGGGTCTGGCTGCTCGGCTGGTCCTTCGGCACCGAGCTGGCGCTCAAGTGGGGCCGCGACCCGCTGGTGGAGGGCGCGATCCTGCTCTCCCCACCCCTGCACCGGGCCACCGACGCCGACCTCGACGCGTGGGCGGGGTTCGGGCGTCCGCTGACCGCGATGATCCCTGAGTTCGACGACTACCTGCGCCCCGAGCAGGCCCGCGAGCGCTTCGCCAGGGTGCCCCAGGCCGAGGTGGTCGGGGTGGACGACGCCAAGCACCTGTGGGTCGGCGAGCCGTACGTGCGCATCGTCCTCGACCAGATCGTCCTGCGGGTGAATCCGGCCGCCCACCCCCTGCCCACCGAGGTCCCCGGCTCGTAG
- a CDS encoding winged helix-turn-helix domain-containing protein: MSGTNGANGAEETGPASPAGGGAGRAARGAGSAAGGTGSHPRHDLDDVIHAPVRLSIMAALSVTDKAEFRFLRDTIEISDSLLSKHVITLEEAGYVHVEKAFVGKRPRTWLAITDEGRRAFHDYVSVLKRLTEGSP; encoded by the coding sequence GTGAGCGGAACGAACGGCGCGAACGGCGCGGAGGAGACGGGCCCCGCGAGCCCTGCGGGCGGCGGTGCGGGCAGGGCGGCGCGCGGCGCCGGGAGCGCGGCGGGCGGCACGGGCTCACACCCCCGGCACGACCTCGACGACGTCATCCACGCGCCCGTCCGGCTGTCGATCATGGCCGCCCTGTCGGTCACCGACAAGGCCGAGTTCCGCTTCCTGCGCGACACGATCGAGATCAGCGACTCACTGCTCTCCAAGCACGTCATCACCCTGGAGGAGGCCGGCTACGTGCACGTGGAGAAGGCCTTCGTGGGTAAGCGTCCCCGCACCTGGCTGGCCATCACCGACGAGGGCCGCCGTGCGTTCCATGACTACGTCTCTGTGTTAAAACGCCTCACCGAGGGATCCCCCTGA
- a CDS encoding ATP/GTP-binding protein — translation MSPRRARRADPFDRGGNRGLARPVGGSVPGVDRTEEWPDGDWQVRRVTGGAADKVYRCPGCDQEIRSGLPHLVSWPAWQGGEDERRHWHTACWSNRVRRGPGRSRY, via the coding sequence GTGAGCCCCCGCAGGGCCCGCCGCGCCGACCCCTTCGACCGTGGCGGCAACCGGGGCCTCGCCCGTCCGGTCGGCGGCTCCGTGCCCGGCGTCGACCGTACCGAGGAGTGGCCCGACGGCGACTGGCAGGTGCGCCGGGTCACCGGCGGCGCGGCGGACAAGGTCTACCGCTGCCCCGGCTGCGACCAGGAGATCAGATCCGGCCTGCCGCACCTGGTCAGCTGGCCCGCCTGGCAGGGCGGGGAGGACGAGCGCAGGCACTGGCACACCGCGTGCTGGAGCAACCGGGTGAGGCGCGGTCCCGGCCGAAGCAGATACTGA
- the mce gene encoding methylmalonyl-CoA epimerase, with the protein MFMRIDHVGIACHDLEEKIALFERIFELTVVAREVNTEQGVKEAMLHIADGEGGGSYIQLLEPLGPDTPVGKFLAKRGEGVHHVAFGVPDVVQALDKIGGRGVRLLDEQPRHGSLGSSIAFLHPKDVGGMLTELVQASERQAGTTPNARNADT; encoded by the coding sequence ATGTTCATGCGCATCGATCATGTGGGAATCGCCTGCCACGACCTCGAGGAGAAGATCGCTCTTTTCGAGCGGATCTTCGAGCTCACGGTGGTGGCCCGTGAGGTGAACACCGAGCAGGGAGTGAAGGAGGCCATGCTGCACATCGCCGACGGCGAAGGCGGTGGATCTTATATCCAGCTCCTCGAACCGCTCGGCCCCGACACGCCGGTCGGTAAGTTTCTCGCAAAGCGCGGTGAAGGTGTGCACCATGTCGCCTTCGGCGTCCCGGATGTCGTGCAGGCCCTGGACAAGATCGGCGGCCGGGGCGTCCGACTGCTCGACGAGCAGCCGCGCCACGGCTCCCTGGGCTCCTCGATCGCCTTTCTTCATCCCAAAGACGTCGGAGGAATGCTCACCGAACTCGTACAGGCCTCGGAAAGGCAAGCCGGGACCACACCGAATGCAAGAAACGCTGATACGTAA
- a CDS encoding MarR family winged helix-turn-helix transcriptional regulator → MRPRYRSPVVTGQLNLPFDPIERAAETWRVHFGPSSAMAAVTSIMRAHQILLSQLDTLLKPHDLTFARYEALVLLTFSKTGALPLSKIGERLMVHPTSVTNTVSRLERAGLVRRMPNPRDGRGVLAEITERGRETVQRATADLMAADFAMPMYDEAKLEQMFDLFRTLRVAAGDFQY, encoded by the coding sequence ATGAGGCCGCGCTACCGTAGCCCTGTGGTTACAGGTCAGCTGAATCTCCCGTTTGACCCCATCGAACGTGCCGCAGAGACGTGGCGCGTTCACTTCGGGCCCTCCTCGGCCATGGCCGCCGTCACATCGATCATGAGAGCGCACCAGATCCTGCTGTCGCAACTGGACACGCTGCTCAAACCGCATGACTTGACCTTCGCCCGGTACGAGGCACTGGTGCTGCTGACCTTCAGCAAGACCGGGGCGCTGCCGCTCTCCAAGATCGGTGAGCGGCTGATGGTCCACCCCACGAGCGTGACCAACACCGTGAGCCGCCTGGAACGCGCCGGTCTGGTCCGGCGGATGCCCAACCCCCGCGACGGCCGGGGCGTGCTCGCCGAGATCACCGAGCGTGGCCGCGAGACCGTCCAGCGGGCGACCGCCGACCTGATGGCGGCCGACTTCGCCATGCCCATGTACGACGAGGCGAAGCTGGAGCAGATGTTCGACCTGTTCAGGACCCTTCGCGTGGCCGCCGGCGACTTTCAGTACTGA